Sequence from the Lasioglossum baleicum chromosome 9, iyLasBale1, whole genome shotgun sequence genome:
AGAAGTGAGAAGTCGGAATCATGCGGGCAGCGCATGCTCCGTGCAGCAGAGAACAACTCACAATCAGTTTGGGTTACAGGgtgaatgaaaaaaaaatcgtaatTCTTGGAATAGACAGTTTTGCTGCTgcaaaaaaaaggtctccgtatACGCTTTAAAACGAAAGAACTTTTTTAGCCCTCATTTTACGAATTGAATATGtacctcggtgtcaaattgacacattGGTAAAAGATTGATGAAATacataacaaggtaaacagttattaaacgatgttttacattttttatttacatcttaggtgttttgcattgaaaaaaataaaagtcgcAAAGTTTCGGACAAATTTGccgacaaataacagaacagtatatgTAACTTATTTCAAGAagactgtgtcaaattgacacgagggacggatgagggttaaaatgAGTTCGGACTTGAGATCTTTTGAGATATTACAAAGATTACTTTACTAGTTGTTGTGCAAAAGAAACATTTGAAGAAAGAAACGTTGTTTTTTACAacttctattaaaattttaatttatagatctgtgtcaattacacCAGAATCGCcaaattaagacttgtgtccccactctaccttccccttctacgacgctattccccacgcttccgctacagcctggtcacgtgacgcgttctgtCTCTGTCGTGCACAGTGCTACCAGATGACGGGAATCACGGTGATATggtgtaccccctctctgatgaccagagtaatatgtgacacgttgcgcgtgcgcgatggggacgcaacaatgagagatgacatttcgcaggttttaggttttATTGCCGcataaaattcacccatttacttatttcacatactatgtaattattgattcctttatgtctatgttgcgagttgtatttctttaaaatgtgacgttactgaatttattatcccagtctcttttatgcaactatttttgaggagcgtatgagggttaacagtgttaaaatatattatgatttatttttatgacATTAATGAGACATTTTACtagaatgtaactcagtactacatgcatacagatttcaagatttttttcaattgtacatagtAAGCATTCacacttcgcttcacgactgaaactccaacatgttacaattcattttatttataataaagaatgtttacaatctctatttagaacgattcatatgattcatttcattaagtagATACATGTATGcaataggtacgatacgatacgcggcaataacctaaaacctgcgaaatgtcagtcattgttgcgtccccatcgcgcacgcacAACGGCGCGCAACGTTTCTCCCATTCAGTGTTACCAGACAGGGGTAAcagaataggatagtggaaggggaaaaggaggagagtattTCCGAGAATTTTGGCGCCGTTTGGAGCCAATCTGGCACCACTGGACGTGCATATGTCCGGttctggcagagagagggttaCTTTCTCCCCTTAATTCGTGTTTCCTCCCCTCGCACAGTGGTCCCGGAGCCCGCTTTTAgtggccaaaactattgtagcgttattgcaaggtttaatgttatattattacaggttgttggattcgtcttgataccagcTAGAGaatattataaagtaaaaaatatatgttaatactTAAAAAATCGAGGTaatcttcattttttataaaaaaaatttttctttaattttttatattgaagtttgtagaaaaatgaatactgatcaactttcgttcaaaacatttttttcatatcatCAGAAATATTTGAGAAATTGTGTTAACAATGCTCACACAGTGCATACTACGGTTACTGACTCGGCGCGGCGAGCTGTTTTTTCCGCCTTTGTTAACTTTGGTCCCCACTCCTATTGAAGTTTTCGTGCTACATATTCGCAAGCGTGGACCTTGAAAGGCGATTCCTAATTTTCCAGCAATTTGGAAAACTGACCAACCCCGTGTCGGCTAAAGAAAGAATAATAGCTCgatgtagtccagtcaacgaaacgttgtagagggaaatggaaggaacacaatttttaactttgggtctttgtttggactagttaggaaataaacatactaaaagtccccactcttgGTGGTGAGCGGGGTGAAGGGGGGcatgtagaaggtcccctttttcgattttccgcttatatctcggaaactatgcgtcctagcgataaaaccATTCTGTACAAAAATAAAGTTGATAAAAtgtaccacaagattgattggattcagtttttcgctatttcgcatagttttcgagatatccgcgctcaaagttcactaattgtgctgaagagtagttagctagtcaaagaaggcaaaaatttctttttcacaaacatttttaaacgttttttcTTTAAACTATACCTAAAGTTTTCATTGCACTTAAATTTATATACTTCGTATATTGATTGAAACATGCTTATTGTATTGTCATTAAATAACTGAAATATACCTGCTCACACATACGAAAATAtagtacaaattttcatttcagcaTTGTGTAAtgcaggcgtgggcaattttgcctcaattgaggcaaaactgtccccaccgtagcgcccactgtcccccaccagcatccgtcgttactatgtagaaaggacgcgtttcgcttgtcgcaagcagtgcgcaggcctcgtgcatcggaggAGCGaaaccgaaaggaagcttggtgggggaagcaggcctttgaggggctccacccgtgtcCACGCCTGGTGTAATGAATAATTAAACTATTCAGTTGTTCCTCCAATTTCATGATTGTGAACTTCAAACGCTATACCTGCTCGCAAAGTTATCCGAAAGACCTGATATTTTGAATTTCGAGGTTCTTGtttgagagaaaaaaaaatattgttaaaatttGAATGTGGCAATTCCGGGACCACTGTGCCTCGTCTGAGAACTCTGAATTATACCAAACCTGAGCAAATTGtatttcaaatgaaaataaGAAGTAACTTTGATGATTTCGTAccgttattttcaaataaaaagatCTCTCTCCGTAAAacgtatttttgaaattttcgtaagACACGAATGACtgacggcaactcatgtcgggcgaagatattttgctttctggttcgaaaaaaacgtcgaccatgcaaactcgAAATggcggtttctcaagataaaagtctgctctatcgcgtggtatagttcgattttctgcTGGACCCTTATGTTAtgagataaatagaaaaataaccTGAAAaattggtgtctctccgtctttaatcattgtttaaacatgtttaaacaatcataatgtattaatattagatatcactgtatttgggaaagtctacagaatcttttgctataaagaacaattcaatatcttttataataacaccacaatatttgtttaacgttgaaaaatatgtttttttttcaaagtcatgtttctcaaaaactgtgcgtataggaaaaaaattaaggacagacccggaatcagcgcgaaaaactctacatataagaaccacccaacagtagttgtggaacaaatttggtgttggacagtgttattaggaTATTTATATGTACGTagatttgttcaataacatattttccattctcctCTATTACGTTTTGCCATCTTTTAGGTGACTTATCATGTTAttcaataaacctatgaataaatatcataattttatctttgaattttgatttaaaaacgctacgaactttcggtccaaactaatattttcaattgtacTTGACTACTACCCCCATCAACCATCGAACGTGTAGTCTTACCAAAAACACTGAAGTAATATAAATAACAGATTTTATACTTCTACGATTTTATTAACAGCAACGTATTCTCTTGGAAAATGTGGAAAACATATTGCCAGAGAATACTTGATTTTTAAATAACCACATGCACAATTTTGATTATTGCGAGGATAAGTATTCACATAAATGGTGTCCCAACAAGAGCAGAAAATTTAAATTTGCTGCTatgctttgagagtcaaaccattaacactagactgcggatctttctgcatttataacaaaattgagtagacgaaacttaaaatagttgaaaaatttaaaaagaaaatgtcaatatatgatttctcctttataaaaatcattacgggaagaaataacattcaattcactttctatttcttgcaatcgatgcagaccatttttattttgcataaagatccgcagtctatttatcacagTTCGATGGTAGACAGTCTgccattattaaaaatgaatcgcTATTCGACACAACAAAAATGGTGGAAATCTAGCGCTTGTGACtaatgaaaaaccccatctttgcattatcgagaaacgagaaagcgcatcccgcacccttgcaatcctggaaacgagtctacccccttaacgcccctttgaatttctttctctagGACTTTTTAAAGTTAAAAGTTTATGTGAACTAGCCCAcgcaaaaatatgtttttttttcaaagtcatgtttctcaaaaactgtgcgtctaggaaaaAAGAATTAAGAACAAATTCGTAATCAGCGCGAAaagctctataagaaccacccaacagtagttgtggaacaaaattggtgttggacagtgtaattatactgcggattttatacatttatgacaaaaatcggcaCGAATTGAAAGAATTATCGATTCCTAAAATTTTCTTCAACCGTCATTCAGTAAACAAATTCTAAATTCTCGAAAAAAGTCCACTTTTAGAAAAGTTACATAATTTCAAGGGTGTCCGGCGAATTTTCGGCTGATTGTATCTTCTTTCTCGATTAACGATCTCTGTTTTTCTCGTGTTTTTCTCGTGTTTTTCTCGTCTCCCCCTTAAAATCATCCACAATACTTTTTCTCAGGGTGTGTGTGTGCTTTTTCTCCCCGCAGATGACGCTGAAGCACTGATCGCTACGAACAGTACACGACATTTGACTTATCGCGGCAATTGGTAAGCAACACTTTGAAAGAGGGCATCCCGTTACACAACACGACGAAACATCATCGATTTGTTTGCTGTGTACACATGCAGCACGCATACACGCGAGCCCTGGTACACTGTATTCTCACTTGATACGTTTCGCCCTAGACGAAACGTGTGACGGAGAAAATTCCCTTTCCTAGATGCGTAAGAAAAGTGCGCATGACATCGTGCTGACATCAGTCATCCGAGAGAACATAGTCAGACGCGGCTCTAGGCTTCTACGGCTGACTGATATACCGGTAATTGACAACTGACATACCGAACGTCTATTCGGTTTACGTTGCCCTCTTTTTCTGTACGGAAACAATGTTTTTGGATTGTACGTTCATAATCGATAATCACACGTGCCGTCTGAAAGGCAGTTACGATGcggtaactggactgcggatgtcCACGCGGACTcagaattttgaaaagaaattttataaaactttCGAAAGCTTTCTCTCTTTTCAACAGCGTCGAAAAGTTTTCATATTTGCGCAAGAAAGGGATTTCACGCTTTTGCAACGTAATCCTTCTACAAGGGGTTGATACATTCAAGAAAAATGTTCGATTGTTTTATTCCACGATTGCTGGAACATATTTACTCATTCTGATATAGCGCGATAAATACATATATCTTTTCTAGGAAGGGAACCTTGCGGCATGCATTTCGTATATGGCGGAACGAATCGTCTCTCGCTGCATGGTCATAAACATGCGACACGTTTCTGTGTTTACACGCGATGGGGGAACTGAAAAAGCTCGTCCACGGGCGATTTCGGAATCACTAATTGCGAAACCGCTACGTCATTTATTGTATCGATTACCCAGCAAGTTCAAGGATAACCGCGGAAGTATCGGACTCCGTATGTATCGACTAcaataaacaaatttatttaattctttgactaattaaaaatcttaagTCGAGACTTTACGTAAGTCGATATGAATttgttctaaaaaaaatttacgaatttttatcagtgcactaaataaataatttcagagAGTACATATGTATTCACACTGTATCATTGACAATCGTCCGAACGGTGAACTCGTTTTCTCAAGGAATTCACGAAAATTCTTGTCCTTATCAATCCAGAAGCGGCGCAACGCGAATTAATGATATAATTAACCCTCAATTGGAGGCGTGCGTCACTTACGCAGCAATTTAACAAGCAAATTAATCGTTTTACATAAAGAGCATCGATTAACTCTCGTTACGTCCTATCTGCCGGAATCAAtgacaaaaattattgtaaatttcggaataataaatatgtacgtgttaattatttcaCGAGAAGCCAAGAGCTTGACGAGATCGAATCCACCGTGTCTTCCCGAACACGTACTTACGAAAAATGGTAGGGACATCCTTGCATGAAGAATTGAACAGCCCTACCAATACAGAATGTTATCCTAAATTCCTAAATAGTAAACACTCTATTTCGTCTCAAATCGTGTAGACAACTTCGTAACTCTTCGTAtcttatttacaataatttttgaaaaacattaTTCTATTTGCAGTCCATGTCTTGAGATTCAGAAAACATTTTAAATTGATAtagtaaattaatattattttatcttCCGCTTCAGATGATTAGAAACAAAAGTTTGATTTGTGCTATCGAAGATATTCGAACCGTACAGCGTCGGTCGGTTTGAGCAATATTGGAAAGGCTGCTGTTCGAAATTCTGCTCGGCTCCGAGGAAGAACGTGAAACCACGGCGAGCGATCATCGGGGAGCCGCGTGATCGAGATGTCGAATGCGGAGCGCGGCTGATTACATACCGACCGTTAACGTTATTTAGAAAGGCGGCGAAGCAGCGGGAAGAAGACTCACCACGAATTTGGACTTTCGCTTGTAGTGCTTGCAGCCGTAATCGTGGCCGGCAGTCCCGTCGGAAGACGGTTCTTCCTCTTTGGACGTGGACGCGCGTTCGCCGATGGTCTGCGCTTCGTCGTTACTCTCCATCGTGTCTTGTTGATCCCGAAATTCCTGCCTCTTTCTCCTCCGCCGTCTCCTTTTTCCCATCGACTCACCCGTCCTTTCCAGATTTTCTCGCCGCGTGTCCGTTTAACACCGCCCGGTACACAATTTGTTTGTTTAATTAACACGCTGGCGACGATTCGAACGGGATGGCGGACAAAATAGAAGGAGGCAGAGAACACACTCGGAACACGCGGCCGTCTGCGTATCCCAACCGCGCGGGTTCACCCGGGGCGTCCACGAAACGTATCCGTCAACCCGAGCCGACGGAAAATGTCGGCAACCTGCTGTGATTGCTCGCGGCCGTAACATTTTCTCGAGCCATCGCCGCTGCTTCGCGTATGTATACGATTCTTTACGTCGCGAAGGATTAGCGAATGGATCTCGCTACGGTCAGGTTTCAATCGCGGGCACACACAcaagctctctttctctccctctctctctctctatctccttCTTACTCCTCTTGTTCCCCTCTCCCGTGAACGTTGCATACACAAAAGTAAAACGACGATGGCTACTCTTGTTCGCGTTCGCACGAGAAAATCAAAGCGTCGTCACAACAGAAGCTTTAAATACACGGTCATTTCGGGGAAAACCGATCGACACTCGACACTTCTGACCACTTCTGACTTCTGACTTCTGACACCACTTGGCTTCACCGTACTGTCACCATGGTGTAATGGTAATGATTACGACGGCAGACGACGTCCCGAAAAAAGATGTAAAACCACCGCCGGAAGTCGGAATGGCCGCTGGAGATACTACTGTCGCTGCCGTCGCTGCACGCGTGTCCGACCCGCGAATATTTGAATTTACTAACCGTGTTCACAGTATGCGCaatgaaattttgtttaaattatgtAATGAGCTGttttattcgttattttgtTTCGATGTAATGAATTATCGTGATTTGGAATTGGAAAAGTTTTCGAATGAGAAAACGTAGTTGCCGGACTTGATGCAACGAATTTACTGCACAGGTGCAACTGAACGTGATTCAGcattaatttgtgtttattgaaAACATTTGTTGTATTATGTTTCAATATTATAGCTCTTAGAAACGAATCTAttagtatatatatgtatgcgtGTGTACGTTCATTGTTCATTCAAAATTTACGAATATGtaagaatatttaatatattcaacacAACCAAATGTGAATGTAATTTTGTAATCAAAGTTTCATTCgtgaaattgtttatattttttaaataaatcatttctCTACATTACGGTTCAAATATTGCCGCGCTTTTCAACGTTGTTGGTTTCATAGAATATTATAGTTACAACAATTAATACGTTCTTTTATATATTAGCTGATATTAGATTAACATCTTCGAAAATTTTGGATTGAGAATGAGTGTtggtattaggagaacatgatagcgaaggaggtggcacgaaattcagtagtacaactcaacgacaagctaaacatccgaaaatttttgtttttcaaagTTTCGCTATTTTTGCAATACCAAATCAGTGCAGTAACTCAATGATAAGTTAGACGGGGGTACATTTTTGTGGAAACCAGTAGTATTACTCTACGACAAGTCGGACGTTCGTGAAAattggtggttcaataaatatagAAGTAGATATgcttttttattatatacattgcctttatttattcattgtacaTTCAACCGTAAAATGTTTATATCAgtttataatgtttatattgacTGATTGACGTGGTATATGTAGGACCCTCTTGTTACACGTACTCACGTACTCTATGCTCTTTTTATTGGCAGTACCACCGTCGGTGGCAGTACTGCAGGAATCGCAGCGCAATTGCAGCTAACTTCTCGCGGCAGTGCAGGAACCATATACATTTTCCGTATATGTAAGCACGAAGTACAAAACTATATGCTCGAgtccaaataagaatgtacttactagccgacaaatttaagactctactgcgcatatgactctaacggaactcgttcattggctaatcccccTACCCGTACTCCGCCGACCACGCGATCATTGGCTGACGCCATGAATTTTATGGCTGACGCGCAACAACATGCGCAGAACAAGTAGATTCTTATTTGGACTCACGTATACTCTTCATACTCTTTGGTAGCACTGCGGTAGGGAACAAGTGGGAACAAGGTGTGATAGTAAATGATGGGTGTCGGTGTCAAGCCCTGAGACAAAGTCTGTGTGGTTTGATTGCACCGATTGTTAATCGGGACGTCGCGTCCAAGCATCGTATTGGGTGACATTGAAAGTGTTTCACATACAGTGCGAAATATACGTTCATCAATGTTGAAATGAAACAGAACTGCGTCATGTCTGGCGACCCAGGGAAGTTATGCGATAGGCACACGCAGTTCGCCCCGCACGGGCTCTGCAATCCGTCGGATTAATGATCAATGGCTTTATTCGAGAAACGATATACGAATAAAGTGCTGCTAGATGATACAGAGAAGCTGTCGAGCACCATTGAGAATGCAAGAGCGATCGACGGTCACACGGTACGGCGCACGCTTAacgcatatatacatatatacatatgtctGACATTTGCTCGATAATAGGCGACGTTTACGCACATCGGGCTTAGCCGCGATTTCGTATCATTGAATCAGGTGACGAGTCCCCATTATACGTCGACGTTCTCGATCTTTCTGCTACCTCCTCGCCGATTACTGTTGTATTCTTTCCTGAAATGTAATCGGCGTTCTTGCCAGTGTTTTACACCATTACGCAAGTATTGGTGCACTTACGGGGAGAATcttgtttttaatgttttcagaAAGTAAATTACGACGCAggataatttctaaaatttgtCCGACGTCGATTTTCATCGATTTTATTTATCAGGCGTAATTAACGTATGTACATATTCTCGCAGGTGTTATTGTGAATGGAGTAAATGACACTCGGTTACAGGATTGAGCATACTGTCATAATAAAAAGCGTATTATGACTCGAATTCACTAATatgaatttgtattttattgtgCAAGAGGCTCCCGGTttaagtaaattaatttttgttttgtcAGCAAAGTAACATTTTTCGAAAGTCTACAGACATAACATATTATTAGACAGATAAAAGATATTGCATAGTAGAGATATATTGAAATGATGATACCGAATACataagcggagcggaggtccgcgtttgtaccccgaaaagggaataaaatattattattattattattattatgatacCGAATACATATAATGTTTGTTTCACAATTTAGGAGTATGTGATCAGAACACAAAGAGGTCCATTACCAGACAAATTTTGGCGAGTCAGCAGACGCTACAATGACTTCTTACAGCTCAATGCAGCTTTATCAATATCAGGCATTGACCTGTTCCTTCCTCCAAAGAAAATCATTGGTAATATGGAACCAGATTTCGTAACTCAGCGTCAAGTAGCACTACAGGTCAGTTAAAAAAGATATGGTAATAAATCAGCAAATGTTAAGCGACAGCCAGTTACAAATCCAtattttctaatgttttcagaACTTTCTAAACACAATACTAATGAATCCTATATTGGCATCATCCCTTCCCATGAAAAAATTTCTAGATCCGGAAAATTACACAGCACCGTTACATGGTATGATATCAATTTAATAATCGAAAAATAAGATGTGCATATCTGTAGATATACCGAGCTGGGTACTCGATGATCTGAACGGGACGATTCTCGAGAATTTTCGGGATTTCAGATCGAGAATCCCGACATATTCGAGAACCCTAATACGCTCGTGATTctcgaaatttttgaaaaccgATTCCGACTAAAATTCTCGTCCGTACCGGcccgacattttcgggttctctgGATAAATCTAATCCTACTAATTGACTAATTTTGCCTTTCAGAAATAGCTCTGCAACAGGTGTCCTTAGCTTTACGCAGTGAAGCAAATTATGAAGTCTGTAAGGCGATTCCTGATATGGGATGGCGGTTAAGAAAGCACTATTACACGGTGAAAAATCGTCAGAATCCCAAGCAAGAACTGCTGCTTGCATGGGTAGAATTTGGCCCAGACAAACACTTGCAGGACAAAGATATGCAAGGTGTTTTCAAAAGTTTAGGCACCCTAAAACATAACTATATAGAACCAATTGTTTACCAACATGTGACGGAGAACGGAGCTCTTATGATAAGAAACTTTTATCAAACGGGTACACTGCGTGACACTTTATGCGTAACGAAACCGAAACAACCGTTCATAAAGAAATATGGAAATCCGAAACAAACCAAATCTTTAACAGTGCCTGAAATTGCAATGTATGGTTACCAGGTTGGTTCAAGTATCTCTAcattacaataataattaagGTGGTAGTATACCtttggattgtaactagaaagggactagaatcttactagattttgggtcgaaacatgggtttgcgatttttcgcttaatgtccttgtacgagcaaattttgggctgggtgagggctcattcgaaagaggaaggttcaccgcatggtgctctggtcatgaggttaatgaaaaattatgtttatatctaataatacgagtgtccaaagtagggaaaaaatcgagaaaaaatcccgcagatttcaatgtactTTTCTGTCTCTGAAAGCCTTtattgactgatgggatgaccagagcaccacgcagtgaagcttcctctttcgaatgagccctcacccagcccaaaatttgctcgtacaaggacattaagcgaaaaatcgcaaacccatttttcgacccaaaatctagtaagattctagtccctttctagttacaatccaaaGGTATACAACCGCCTTAAACAATGTAGTCTAGCGCTAAATGGTGTTTTAATGTTCCAGATTTTGGAAGCTCTAGGATTTCTTCATGAGAAAGGTCTACCCTATGGGCACTTGCATACGGGTAACATTCTTCTAACTGAAAGATGTGCCAAATTATTAGACGTAGAAAATGGTTTGCTAGGTTTGCCTGCATTTTATCGGCCGTATGTTGTACAGAGGCGTAAACTTCACGCTACGGTACAGTACAAGTTATTATTTATGTACGTTGAAAACGTAATGTCGATTAAACGAAGTAATTGTTCCCAACAGACGCAAGTGGACGTCTACTCGTTTGGGCACGTGCTGTATGAAATGGCATTTGGAAGGCCACTCTTAGAGGCCACGTGCTCCGAATTACCATACTGCGAGGCAAATCTAAAGAATCTGCTGGAAGTGATCTTGTCGCCAGAAGATGTGAAACAGGATCTACCAACGATATCATACTTGCTGGACCACCC
This genomic interval carries:
- the LOC143212328 gene encoding PX domain-containing protein kinase-like protein isoform X1, producing the protein MALFEKRYTNKVLLDDTEKLSSTIENARAIDGHTEYVIRTQRGPLPDKFWRVSRRYNDFLQLNAALSISGIDLFLPPKKIIGNMEPDFVTQRQVALQNFLNTILMNPILASSLPMKKFLDPENYTAPLHEIALQQVSLALRSEANYEVCKAIPDMGWRLRKHYYTVKNRQNPKQELLLAWVEFGPDKHLQDKDMQGVFKSLGTLKHNYIEPIVYQHVTENGALMIRNFYQTGTLRDTLCVTKPKQPFIKKYGNPKQTKSLTVPEIAMYGYQILEALGFLHEKGLPYGHLHTGNILLTERCAKLLDVENGLLGLPAFYRPYVVQRRKLHATTQVDVYSFGHVLYEMAFGRPLLEATCSELPYCEANLKNLLEVILSPEDVKQDLPTISYLLDHPFFESARRGAMAIGSVEKPHFKLSSHLKQALQDAVNKAEQRLKDEQKVARHQKRLVKVQEMMSSDEEMKKRKQKLKKEQKLAQEQRAGNQLSTNGLKQVNGKSPERSDSPTSTSTATSVGTLTPPSLRDAASSKGTIPPPPMPPSNDVANNVPKVTNERAALLGSISNFNKTSLRRVANGPH
- the LOC143212328 gene encoding PX domain-containing protein kinase-like protein isoform X2, whose product is MALFEKRYTNKVLLDDTEKLSSTIENARAIDGHTEYVIRTQRGPLPDKFWRVSRRYNDFLQLNAALSISGIDLFLPPKKIIGNMEPDFVTQRQVALQNFLNTILMNPILASSLPMKKFLDPENYTAPLHEIALQQVSLALRSEANYEVCKAIPDMGWRLRKHYYTVKNRQNPKQELLLAWVEFGPDKHLQDKDMQGVFKSLGTLKHNYIEPIVYQHVTENGALMIRNFYQTGTLRDTLCVTKPKQPFIKKYGNPKQTKSLTVPEIAMYGYQILEALGFLHEKGLPYGHLHTGNILLTERCAKLLDVENGLLGLPAFYRPYVVQRRKLHATTQVDVYSFGHVLYEMAFGRPLLEATCSELPYCEANLKNLLEVILSPEDVKQDLPTISYLLDHPFFESARRGAMAIGSVEKPHFKLSSHLKQALQDAVNKAEQRLKDEQKVARHQKRLVKVQEMMSSDEEMKKRKQKLKKEQKLAQEQRAGNQLSTNGLKQVNGKSPERSDSPTSTSTATSVGTLTPPSLPGHKS